The Lasioglossum baleicum chromosome 12, iyLasBale1, whole genome shotgun sequence genome segment AATAAGAATTTGGAGGTGTGCCTCCTCTCACCCTCTATTAAAATATAGGTGTGCGTGTAAAAGGACGTGATTCCTATGCATAACGTAACAGAAAGAAATAATTACCGGCTGGCATTCTACTTTTGAATATGAGAACTTAATATGTAGAGGAAAGATGAAAATAAATGTTGCATGTTGTTTCGTTTTGCAAAATTAAGATATAAGgtatctatatacatatataagaaTAAGTATTAGTTGTAACTTTATATGTGCTGTTGTTGCGAGGTATACGTTTAtctgtttaaaattttgtaattttgtgtAAACTCCTTATTTCTGCTCTCCTACCTAGTTAATTCTATTCTAGTTTTGTAATTGATGAAAAGAAGTTGTAATTCTCATGAATGAACAAATTTGTGTACATTACAcgcaaataataattgtaatgttTTTATAGAGTGCGTATAactttaaaatgtatttttggCCAGCTGAGTCTTCCTCATTGATTCATTGCAGCAGAATTCTGGTTGTTAGTCAATTGCATATGATTGACCGATATGTACGCTTACCTGGGATCTGTGAACTGAAACGTGTGAAGCCTAACAATTGACTTCTGAGTCTGAATTATTGTGAGAAGTCAACGTCAAGTTCAAGTCCGTCATGTTTCGTCACAACACAAGCACTGGAAGTCGAGTCAATAACGTCAGAGTCAATAAGTCTCGCACAGACACACACTTGCCTGCTGGGTCACGCGTAGAGTAATTTCTGATCCGATGTCAAAGCTGTTTGGGCGTGATCAAAGCACAGAGTCACTAGGGCCAATGCGAAAACCTCCGATAGGTCGGAATGCCATTAACCCAGTTTATGTGGCTTGGTCTGCAGGTGGCAAACGACCCAGTGCGATTATGGCGGGCGGCTCGCAACCGGCTAACCGTGACCCGACCAACAACTGATTACCGGCGAGTGACTGGTGCCTACGGTATTTATCACCAGCCCTAGATGATATacaaaaagatcaatctaagtaCAGACAACTACCATCACACTGCCAGAAAAGTGAAAAATATTGCAGCTAATAATTGTATTTGTATATGAAAAGGCTGAAAAGTATATCAGGACTTGAGACATAATAATATTTTGCTGACAactaaagaaagagagagaaagagatacatatataaatatatatacatacgtatacataaatataaacgTCCAATATCGTGTGCATATATAGATATTATAAAAGTTTCAAGAAGTGACCATCATTAACTTGTAAtgcaaaaacaatttttttagctttttaatAGAGTTGCAGTCTATCTACCATATGCCAATTCTTTGGGCCAATCAGCAGTCAGAGTTCTACTTGGAAAAGTTAAATCTTATTTCCTTTAGGAGCAGCCGTATGTCAACTGGAGTTGTAACTATTGTTCGGGTTCACATGAATGTCATCAAAAGTACTTTGCTCTCTCATTGCGTTAatttttacatatatatatattatatataatatatattatatacactttTTTCCAAGTTTTTCCTTTCATTTTTTGTTGACAAGCACATTCATTTGAAGTTTAAGTCAAGGTCTATGTGGTGTGCAAAGCAGTCTTCTCATGGTTATTTCTCATAATCCTATGTTTCTTGTTAAGGACAAACACTCGTATCTTTTGTATGATAAGCTTGTATCAGTGAACTCATTTATTCTAGGAATGGTATGTTCGTATTAATATTTGCAAGTTTGAATTGTAAGATAATAATTTTGTTCTcacaaagatatttttccaaatttcaCGAGTAGACATTAATGTAGGTCACTTAATCAactgtagaatacatttatatatgagcatatatttatacaatattCCTAAGAAGCACTTAATAAATTACTTATTACCTATTGAATAAAATTCCTTACCAAAATGTCTTTAAGAATTTATCCAGTGCCCCTTTTCCAAATGATATACTGGTATACTACTGGTTCTCTATTACATTTtgtgtatattgtcaatactaaattttaatattttaactcTGATTCTAATTTTTCCAGGGGTCAAGTCAAACtccttttttaaatatataactgGAAATGATTTGtaacaaaacaaatttttgcttCAATCTTAGTCCTTAATAATGACAGAAAAGTTTTAAGATCAGTTTATTAAAATTCATTACATTGCTTTACAGGTCAACCGGAGGTAACCAGGATTCCTTGAATGATAGgtacattaaatatttattattttattttttttttgagtCTGTGCATGGCAGTGAGTATTGAAAAAGGTTATATTAGTTAAACGTGGTCAAAGTACGATAGTTTTTTTTTGGACAACTATAAAGCTTTCCAAGAGTATAGAATTTTCATAGGAAATAGAACATTgtttaaatgtttaatttttatatttcatattattgaacaattattttattttatctttttgCAGGAAATTGTTCGTTGGTGGACTGAGTTGGGAAACCACAGACAGTAAGTAActctttattttttatcaaGATCTCCCTACTATCTATACTATTTTCATTATTAATTGATATTTTACTTATTAGATTCTattatgaaatttattatttaaattttcacttTTTCATTACACAACATTCGAATATGCAAAACTTTTTAAAACATGTAGTATATAAATTTAAAGTCCTTTCAATgtgaaatataataaacaatgatGTTATACCTTAGGACACCTTCGGATGACATTAAGTCATGTGAGACTAACCACGTTACAACTgagtttatttttgaaaaaagcCAAAAGATTTCCATTTCTCTCCCAGTTTTCTTCCAGTTCTCGGTCTTTAAACAAATTTCTTTACTTTCAGAGGAACTGAGAGACCATTTCGGGACCTACGGAGACATTGAGAGCATCAATGTTAAAACAGATCCTAACACGGGACGTTCACGAGGATTTGCTTTCATTGTGTTCGCAAAGGCTGAATCACTCGACAAGGTAAAGTAATAAATCGTATAGTAAGTACTGGCACACGAGCTAGACAAACTATAGAGAATTTTGTCAAATAACCTCATTATTAACAACAAaagtattttaataatatagaaattttcttttctattcCAAGATGTGTGGAATATTAATGTTTCATATGTACGCATACATTTCTTTTACTATTATGATGATAATTTCAATTGTCAGTTCTGCTACTGAGTTTTTTTGTGAAGACATTCCACATTCTGAGTTCACGATATAATATAAACTTACTAACGTGTAAAAATTGCAATACGTTTCATACGAATAATTCATGTTCCCAGATTATGGCAGCTGGCGATCATGTAATTAACAACAAGAAAGTTGACCCCAAGAAGGCAAAGGCCAGGCATGGTAAAATCTTTGTCGGTGGTCTTTCAACAGAGCTGTCTGATGAGGATATCAAGTCATTCTTCTCACAATTTGGAACCGTAAGTGTTTTAGTCAGAGTTTATATACATCTCATTTACAAGTTATCCCGTGCAAAACAATTTCTAGAACGAATCAAATCTCTAATTTTAGATCGTCGAAGTAGAAATGCCATTCGACAAGACAAAGAACCAAAGGAAAGGGTTCTGCTTCATAACATTCGAGTCTGAGCAAGTAGTGAACGAGCTGTTGAAGACTCCCAAGCAGACAATTAATGGCAAAGAGGTAAATGAAAAAGTTGTGGATAATTGTGTTTCGCAACGTTTTTAAAATGATTCTTAGACATGATGTTAAAACGATAAATATTTCCTATATAGGTTGACGTGAAGAAGGCCACACCTAAACCAGACGGAATGGGCGGTATGCGGGGTGGTGCTGGAGGTCGCGGAGGTCGCGGCGGAAGGGGTGGCCGAGGACGTGGTTTCGGCGGTCAAGGCGGCTGGGGTCAAGGCGGATATGGCGGCGGTTACGGAGGCGGTTACGGCCAAGGCGGTTATGGCGGTGGCTATGACGGCTACGGAGGAGGCTACGATTATTACGGCGGTGGGTACGGCGGCTATGGTGGTTACGACTACAGTGGATACGGTAATTTGATTGATTATTATTAAAGAACTTACACGCGCTTACCGCTGTGTAGGATCATTTCGAAGAATTTGGTTTTTCCTTTTCATAATAATCAATGGCAGATGATTGTCTGCTGCTACCGTCCCAGTGTATTCGGCAGACGATAACGCAACTTTACACTTATAAGTTATAGCTTTTATGTTCGACCTTGTCTACCCTGTGTCTTTCACCCAATTTTCACACAgtaatttcgaaaatctcgaagatCTTTTGAAATTACTAGTGTCTGTGGTCAGATAACTTCTACCACATATGTGTACTCAGAATCTACATTTTTCAATGTGTATGTTcgatacatattttatttaatcgGATCGAATGATTTAATCTTCAACTTCAGAGATTTCTATTGGAATatcattgttattatatattgaattaATCACATATTGAATCGTTTTCATTTATCTTGATTTTTGGTACCAGAAAATCAAAATGTATCCGATTAGATAAAATATACCTTATTGTAATTTTCAAGTATTTAAAGCATATGCATATGCGGTCATATATTAACCAAAAGTATATACTTACCTCTGCCTATCCATCCAATGATTTATTCTAAATCTTACAAAACAAATTTAACttctattatatataaattataatcgTCTGCCTCAACAATACTACATCGTAGTACATTGATGGAGTGACAAAAATTggtattgtatgtatgtatcatacaaaacgatgaaagatttataatatcaataatagATGCTGCAGGGTGAGCGCTGGTTTGCAGGCGGATCAGcgataatgtttatttttaaatgaatgcaTATTGTTAGTTAAAGTAAAGACGAATTGAttcttataaatgcatttaaaataatattttcaaaaatcagaTTGAATTCTATATAAACATATAAAGTAAACCAGCAACTCAAACACGTAGTAAAGACATTCGGATTGTGTATTTTTCcctttggaataccttatgtaGGGTTagaagtttgtagaaataaatagctatattttttatattatttcaatactagttctatttctatttttatattttattgatttttgtaCATTCTCTAAGTGCAGAACTATATTACCTTTATAGTAAAATCATAGTCTGATAAAGAATTCATTTAATTAAGGGATCATGGCATTATTATACAGTTGTTAATGTAAAGAAGTAATTCGAAGCTATAGTTACGCATTTCTACATTCTAACcgtcaaaatatttttgttcgaaGTACTGAATGCTCTAATTTTTATGTAGTACAGTATCAAAATTCTATATTTcgtagaagaaataaatttaataataacacAATCCGAAATGTATAATCCCTACTTCCAGAGGGTTGGATGTTTTTGAGCTGTGACCAATTAACTTACATATTCCATCAAATTGATTAAGTTACATTGTTTGATGCCTCATGAATACCTAacttctatatacatatatatatatacacacatacatacaaacGAATATGGCATTAATAATGAATTCCACAAAGCCAGGACATCATATAATATGTAACAGTGAATGTGTGAAGTACAACACattttatatgaaaataaattagGAGTTCAAATTTGTTGCAA includes the following:
- the Sqd gene encoding RNA-binding protein squid isoform X3, with translation MADQENKDFSEDIADQNFEQNGEAENGGGDAAENGQESQEDRSTGGNQDSLNDRKLFVGGLSWETTDKELRDHFGTYGDIESINVKTDPNTGRSRGFAFIVFAKAESLDKIMAAGDHVINNKKVDPKKAKARHGKIFVGGLSTELSDEDIKSFFSQFGTIVEVEMPFDKTKNQRKGFCFITFESEQVVNELLKTPKQTINGKEVDVKKATPKPDGMGGMRGGAGGRGGRGGRGGRGRGFGGQGGWGQGGYGGGYGGGYGQGGYGGGYDGYGGGYDYYGDGYGYGGGSYDGGYSGGRGGARGKGFLSYNKSHNSLNHHSIKPRHFQPDFQQRRLLPQNKTNHQESRQKL
- the Sqd gene encoding RNA-binding protein squid isoform X9, with amino-acid sequence MADQENKDFSEDIADQNFEQNGEAENGGGDAAENGQESQEDRSTGGNQDSLNDRKLFVGGLSWETTDKELRDHFGTYGDIESINVKTDPNTGRSRGFAFIVFAKAESLDKIMAAGDHVINNKKVDPKKAKARHGKIFVGGLSTELSDEDIKSFFSQFGTIVEVEMPFDKTKNQRKGFCFITFESEQVVNELLKTPKQTINGKEVDVKKATPKPDGMGGMRGGAGGRGGRGGRGGRGRGFGGQGGWGQGGYGGGYGGGYGQGGYGGGYDGYGGGYDYYGGGYGGYGGYDYSGYGGSGYGGKQRGGGRQNQRHQPY
- the Sqd gene encoding RNA-binding protein squid isoform X6, coding for MADQENKDFSEDIADQNFEQNGEAENGGGDAAENGQESQEDRKLFVGGLSWETTDKELRDHFGTYGDIESINVKTDPNTGRSRGFAFIVFAKAESLDKIMAAGDHVINNKKVDPKKAKARHGKIFVGGLSTELSDEDIKSFFSQFGTIVEVEMPFDKTKNQRKGFCFITFESEQVVNELLKTPKQTINGKEVDVKKATPKPDGMGGMRGGAGGRGGRGGRGGRGRGFGGQGGWGQGGYGGGYGGGYGQGGYGGGYDGYGGGYDYYGGGYGGYGGYDYSGYDGYGYGGGSYDGGYSGGRGGARGKGGSGYGGKQRGGGRQNQRHQPY
- the Sqd gene encoding RNA-binding protein squid isoform X10: MADQENKDFSEDIADQNFEQNGEAENGGGDAAENGQESQEDRSTGGNQDSLNDRKLFVGGLSWETTDKELRDHFGTYGDIESINVKTDPNTGRSRGFAFIVFAKAESLDKIMAAGDHVINNKKVDPKKAKARHGKIFVGGLSTELSDEDIKSFFSQFGTIVEVEMPFDKTKNQRKGFCFITFESEQVVNELLKTPKQTINGKEVDVKKATPKPDGMGGMRGGAGGRGGRGGRGGRGRGFGGQGGWGQGGYGGGYGGGYGQGGYGGGYDGYGGGYDYYGGGSGYGGKQRGGGRQNQRHQPY
- the Sqd gene encoding RNA-binding protein squid isoform X2 — protein: MADQENKDFSEDIADQNFEQNGEAENGGGDAAENGQESQEDRKLFVGGLSWETTDKELRDHFGTYGDIESINVKTDPNTGRSRGFAFIVFAKAESLDKIMAAGDHVINNKKVDPKKAKARHGKIFVGGLSTELSDEDIKSFFSQFGTIVEVEMPFDKTKNQRKGFCFITFESEQVVNELLKTPKQTINGKEVDVKKATPKPDGMGGMRGGAGGRGGRGGRGGRGRGFGGQGGWGQGGYGGGYGGGYGQGGYGGGYDGYGGGYDYYGGGYGGYGGYDYSGYDGYGYGGGSYDGGYSGGRGGARGKGFLSYNKSHNSLNHHSIKPRHFQPDFQQRRLLPQNKTNHQESRQKL
- the Sqd gene encoding RNA-binding protein squid isoform X1, producing the protein MADQENKDFSEDIADQNFEQNGEAENGGGDAAENGQESQEDRSTGGNQDSLNDRKLFVGGLSWETTDKELRDHFGTYGDIESINVKTDPNTGRSRGFAFIVFAKAESLDKIMAAGDHVINNKKVDPKKAKARHGKIFVGGLSTELSDEDIKSFFSQFGTIVEVEMPFDKTKNQRKGFCFITFESEQVVNELLKTPKQTINGKEVDVKKATPKPDGMGGMRGGAGGRGGRGGRGGRGRGFGGQGGWGQGGYGGGYGGGYGQGGYGGGYDGYGGGYDYYGGGYGGYGGYDYSGYDGYGYGGGSYDGGYSGGRGGARGKGFLSYNKSHNSLNHHSIKPRHFQPDFQQRRLLPQNKTNHQESRQKL
- the Sqd gene encoding RNA-binding protein squid isoform X5, translated to MADQENKDFSEDIADQNFEQNGEAENGGGDAAENGQESQEDRSTGGNQDSLNDRKLFVGGLSWETTDKELRDHFGTYGDIESINVKTDPNTGRSRGFAFIVFAKAESLDKIMAAGDHVINNKKVDPKKAKARHGKIFVGGLSTELSDEDIKSFFSQFGTIVEVEMPFDKTKNQRKGFCFITFESEQVVNELLKTPKQTINGKEVDVKKATPKPDGMGGMRGGAGGRGGRGGRGGRGRGFGGQGGWGQGGYGGGYGGGYGQGGYGGGYDGYGGGYDYYGGGYGGYGGYDYSGYGFLSYNKSHNSLNHHSIKPRHFQPDFQQRRLLPQNKTNHQESRQKL
- the Sqd gene encoding RNA-binding protein squid isoform X4 yields the protein MADQENKDFSEDIADQNFEQNGEAENGGGDAAENGQESQEDRSTGGNQDSLNDRKLFVGGLSWETTDKELRDHFGTYGDIESINVKTDPNTGRSRGFAFIVFAKAESLDKIMAAGDHVINNKKVDPKKAKARHGKIFVGGLSTELSDEDIKSFFSQFGTIVEVEMPFDKTKNQRKGFCFITFESEQVVNELLKTPKQTINGKEVDVKKATPKPDGMGGMRGGAGGRGGRGGRGGRGRGFGGQGGWGQGGYGGGYGGGYGQGGYGGGYDGYGGGYDYYGGGYGGYGGYDYSGYDGYGYGGGSYDGGYSGGRGGARGKGGSGYGGKQRGGGRQNQRHQPY
- the Sqd gene encoding RNA-binding protein squid isoform X8, which codes for MADQENKDFSEDIADQNFEQNGEAENGGGDAAENGQESQEDRSTGGNQDSLNDRKLFVGGLSWETTDKELRDHFGTYGDIESINVKTDPNTGRSRGFAFIVFAKAESLDKIMAAGDHVINNKKVDPKKAKARHGKIFVGGLSTELSDEDIKSFFSQFGTIVEVEMPFDKTKNQRKGFCFITFESEQVVNELLKTPKQTINGKEVDVKKATPKPDGMGGMRGGAGGRGGRGGRGGRGRGFGGQGGWGQGGYGGGYGGGYGQGGYGGGYDGYGGGYDYYGGFLSYNKSHNSLNHHSIKPRHFQPDFQQRRLLPQNKTNHQESRQKL
- the Sqd gene encoding RNA-binding protein squid isoform X7, yielding MADQENKDFSEDIADQNFEQNGEAENGGGDAAENGQESQEDRSTGGNQDSLNDRKLFVGGLSWETTDKELRDHFGTYGDIESINVKTDPNTGRSRGFAFIVFAKAESLDKIMAAGDHVINNKKVDPKKAKARHGKIFVGGLSTELSDEDIKSFFSQFGTIVEVEMPFDKTKNQRKGFCFITFESEQVVNELLKTPKQTINGKEVDVKKATPKPDGMGGMRGGAGGRGGRGGRGGRGRGFGGQGGWGQGGYGGGYGGGYGQGGYGGGYDGYGGGYDYYGDGYGYGGGSYDGGYSGGRGGARGKGGSGYGGKQRGGGRQNQRHQPY